The following coding sequences lie in one Nycticebus coucang isolate mNycCou1 chromosome 20, mNycCou1.pri, whole genome shotgun sequence genomic window:
- the LOC128572795 gene encoding zinc finger protein 664-like isoform X3 produces MNMLLPEIILRRYENDTPENLNSIKDWDRVCEYKQQKVCYNGLDECLTAMHGKIYQWSKCFKVFRKLSNVNRHKMLYTGEITFECKKYGKALNLCSNFDKRKITHFVEKQCKCKECCKVFTSCSRLSKHRENHTAKKTSHCVNDDKCLSHCSRYSNYKTIYNVEKPYTCKECGKAFNNYSILFVHKTIDSGEKSYKPEKCGKAFNDFSTCSVHKRIHSGEKPYKCVECGKTFNQNSTLSVHKRIHSGEKPYKCEECGKAFKHSSTLSVHQRIHSGEKPYKCQECGKAFNQYSHLSVHKRIHSGEKPYKCQECGKAFKDSSTLSVHKRIHSGEKPYKCQECGKSYNQYSHLSVHKRIHSGEKPYKCQECGKAFNRYSHFSVHKIIHSGEKPYKCEECGKAFNRYSTLSVHKRIHSGEKPYKCQECGKAFKDSSNLSVHKRIHSGEKPYKCQECGKAFKYSSTLSVHKRIHSGEKPYKCEECGKAFNQYSHLSLHKKIHSGEKHYKYE; encoded by the coding sequence ATGAATATGTTATTACCAGAGATAATCCTAAGAAGATACGAAAACGATACCCCTGAAAATTTAAACTCAATAAAAGACTGGGATAGAGTGTGTGAGTATAAGCAGCAGAAAGTATGTTACAATGGACTAGATGAATGTTTAACAGCTATGCATGGTAAAATCTACCAATGGAGTAAATGTTTCAAAGTTTtcagaaaattatcaaatgtaaATAGACATAAGATGTTATATACTGGGGAAATAACATTTGAGTGTAAAAAATATGGGAAAGCCTTAAATCTATGCTCAAACTTTGATAAACGTAAGATAACCCATTTTGTGGAAAAGCAgtgcaaatgtaaagaatgttgcAAAGTCTTTACATCTTGCTCAAGACTGTCTAAGCACAGGGAAAATCATACTGCAAAGAAAACCTCCCATTGTGTGAATGATGACAAATGTCTTAGCCACTGCTCAAGATATTCTAACTATAAGACAATTTATAATGTAGAGAAACCCTAcacatgtaaagaatgtggcaaagccttcaaCAATTACTCAATCCTTTTTGTTCATAAAACAATTGATTCTGGAGAAAAATCCTACAAACCTgaaaaatgtggaaaagcctttaacgaTTTCTCAACTtgttctgtacataaaagaattcattctggagagaaaccctacaaatgtgtaGAATGTGGAAAAACCTTTAACCAaaactcaaccctttctgtacataaaagaattcattctggggagaagccctacaaatgtgaagaatgtggaaaagcctttaaacattcctcaaccctttctgtacatcaaagaattcattctggagagaaaccctacaaatgtcaagaatgtggcaaagcctttaaccagtactcacacctttctgtacataaaagaattcattctggagagaaaccctacaaatgtcaagaatgtggaaaagcctttaaagattcctcaaccctttctgtacataaaagaattcattctggagagaaaccctacaaatgtcaagaatgtggcaaatcctataaccagtactcacacctttctgtacataaaagaattcattctggagagaaaccctacaaatgtcaagaatgtggaaaagcctttaaccggtactcacacttttctgtacataaaataattcattcaggagagaaaccctacaaatgtgaagaatgtggaaaagcctttaaccggtactcaaccctttctgtacataaaagaattcattctggagagaaaccctacaaatgtcaagaatgtgggaaagcctttaaagattcctcaaacctttctgtacataaaagaattcattctggagagaaaccctacaaatgtcaagaatgtggcaaagcctttaaatattcctcaaccctttctgtacataaaagaattcattccggagagaaaccctacaaatgtgaagaatgtggaaaagcctttaaccagtactcacacctttccttacataaaaaaatccattctggagagaaacattaCAAATATGAATAG